A genomic stretch from Engraulis encrasicolus isolate BLACKSEA-1 chromosome 10, IST_EnEncr_1.0, whole genome shotgun sequence includes:
- the ptges3b gene encoding prostaglandin E synthase 3b — MLPATAKWYDRRDCVFIEFCVSDSKDVQVNFEKSKFAFSCQSGTDGPKHSNEVDLFDAIDQSGSNHKRTDRSVLCCLKKAEAGKKWNRLTKDKVRLNWLSVDFNNWKEWEDDSEEELENFDRFSEMMNNMGGEDGMPDLDGVDDEDSADSDDEKIPDLE; from the exons AT GCTTCCAGCAACTGCCAAGTGGTATGACAGAAGGGACTGCGTCTTCATCGAGTTCTGCGTCTCTGACAGCAAGGATGTCCAAGTCAATTTTGAAAAGTCAAAGTTTGCATTTAG TTGTCAAAGTGGGACGGATGGCCCCAAGCACTCAAATGAAGTTGACCTGTTTGACGCCATCGATCAAAGT GGATCAaatcacaaacgcacagacaggtCGGTGCTGTGCTGTTTAAAAAAAGCAGAAGCCGGAAAGAAATGGAACAGGTTAACAAAAGACAAAGTCAGG CTCAATTGGCTGAGTGTTGACTTCAACAACTGGAAGGAATGGGAGGATGACTCTGAAGAGGAACTTGAGAACTTCGACCGTTTCTCAGAG ATGATGAACAATatgggaggagaggatggcaTGCCAGATCTCGATGGGGTAGATGAC GAGGACAGTGCAGACAGCGATGACGAAA AAATCCCTGACCTGGAATGA